The following proteins come from a genomic window of Shewanella halifaxensis HAW-EB4:
- a CDS encoding bifunctional acetate--CoA ligase family protein/GNAT family N-acetyltransferase: MSQRTLHSLFKPKSVAIIGASNKPKRAGNVLMKNLLSGGFSGPIMPVTPKYEAVMGVLAYPNIQALPLIPDLAIICTTAGSVPAIIETLAQFGCKVAIVMASGMADEFNEDGISLLSQMQQFADRYGMRILGPNSLGMILPNLGLNASLAHTSALPGKIAFVSQSAAICTTVLDWANNKGIGFSSFISLGDANDIDFDELLDYLGRDSKTDAILLYIDSVNEKRHFLSAARAASRNKPILVIKSGRSIEGGNAAQLHTGGVSGNDAVYEAAFRRAGMLRVNDLIELFAAVETLAHSRPLQGERLGIISNGGGPAVLALDELILGGGKLPALSSEIYQRLNTLLPKSWSGQNPVDIGGDSDANRYAQSLEILMDSDDLDAILILHSPSALGESVGVAEAIAETIAKHPNRHKINILTNWSGEDSAYEARKHFSKSRIPTYRTPEGAVGAFMHMVEYRRNQKLLQEVPQSIPDNIPADSTLAREKLQQALDQGKTVLETHESRAILSAYGLNTIDTWFATTAEQAVEFAKLAGYPIALKLQSPDIHYKSDIQGVMLNLTSDLEVEHAANAMIERVISVNPDARIEGLIVQKMALTAGAQEIRVAVANDPVFGPAILLGEGGSEWEPTKDAVVALPPLNMTLARYMVIQALKNQKIRDRHLPLGLNMHALCVMLTQISHLIIDCPEIATLDLNPVLCAGEQITLLDVNIGLQQEPVDNASRLAISPYPKELEEMVTLKNGNKVMLRPILPEDEPKHMAFDNSLSDEDRYKRYFGVRSKMTHEEMAVLTQIDYAREMAFIATAIGDDGEETTLGAIRASIDPDNTEAEFAMAVRSNYQGQGLGKLLLEKLVKYYKDNDTLVLTGFTMFENRNMASLAKRLGFTVTFDMEDRLINMHMDLKAPQN; encoded by the coding sequence ATGAGCCAACGCACTCTTCATAGCCTCTTCAAACCTAAATCAGTTGCCATTATTGGCGCTTCCAACAAGCCCAAACGCGCGGGTAATGTACTGATGAAAAACCTGCTCTCTGGTGGTTTCTCGGGGCCGATTATGCCGGTGACCCCAAAATATGAAGCGGTGATGGGTGTACTCGCTTATCCCAATATTCAAGCCCTGCCACTTATTCCCGATCTCGCGATCATCTGCACCACGGCTGGCAGCGTGCCTGCAATCATCGAAACCTTGGCCCAGTTTGGTTGTAAAGTTGCCATCGTCATGGCATCGGGTATGGCCGATGAATTTAACGAAGATGGGATCAGTCTGTTAAGTCAGATGCAGCAATTTGCAGACCGATATGGCATGCGGATCTTAGGCCCCAATAGTTTGGGGATGATTTTGCCCAACCTTGGTTTGAACGCAAGCCTTGCTCACACCAGTGCCCTGCCCGGCAAAATCGCCTTCGTGTCCCAATCTGCCGCTATCTGTACCACGGTATTGGATTGGGCCAACAACAAAGGCATAGGCTTCTCCTCTTTTATCTCTCTGGGCGATGCTAACGATATCGATTTTGATGAGCTACTGGATTACTTAGGACGAGATTCAAAAACCGATGCAATCTTGCTCTACATCGACTCGGTTAACGAAAAACGTCATTTCCTGTCTGCGGCGCGGGCGGCGTCACGTAATAAACCTATCTTGGTGATTAAGTCAGGCCGAAGTATTGAGGGGGGCAACGCTGCTCAGTTACACACTGGCGGCGTGTCTGGTAACGATGCGGTTTATGAAGCGGCCTTCAGACGAGCGGGTATGCTGCGGGTTAACGATCTTATCGAGTTGTTTGCCGCCGTTGAGACCTTGGCCCACTCAAGACCTTTGCAGGGTGAGCGCCTGGGGATAATCAGTAATGGTGGTGGCCCAGCTGTGCTGGCGTTAGATGAGTTAATCTTAGGTGGAGGCAAACTGCCTGCACTATCGAGTGAAATTTATCAGCGGCTTAACACGCTTTTACCTAAGAGTTGGTCTGGGCAAAATCCGGTGGATATCGGTGGTGATTCAGATGCAAACCGTTATGCACAATCGCTTGAGATCTTAATGGACAGTGACGATCTCGATGCGATCTTAATCTTGCATTCACCTTCAGCGTTAGGCGAAAGCGTCGGGGTCGCCGAAGCGATTGCAGAGACCATCGCCAAGCACCCCAATCGACACAAAATCAATATTCTGACCAACTGGAGTGGCGAAGATTCAGCCTATGAGGCCCGTAAGCATTTTTCAAAGTCTCGCATTCCGACCTATCGCACACCAGAAGGTGCCGTGGGTGCATTTATGCATATGGTTGAATACCGTCGTAACCAAAAGCTACTGCAAGAAGTGCCACAGTCCATTCCTGATAATATTCCCGCCGATTCCACATTGGCCCGAGAGAAGTTACAACAGGCGTTAGACCAAGGTAAAACCGTTTTAGAAACCCATGAGTCACGTGCCATTTTAAGCGCCTATGGGCTCAATACTATCGATACCTGGTTTGCGACAACCGCGGAGCAAGCCGTTGAGTTTGCAAAGCTTGCTGGTTACCCTATCGCGTTAAAGCTGCAGTCACCGGATATTCATTATAAGTCCGATATACAAGGCGTGATGCTCAACCTAACTTCCGATCTGGAGGTTGAACATGCAGCGAATGCCATGATTGAGCGGGTGATCTCAGTTAATCCCGATGCACGGATTGAGGGGCTGATCGTTCAGAAAATGGCGCTCACCGCCGGTGCGCAGGAGATAAGAGTCGCAGTAGCTAATGATCCTGTGTTTGGGCCGGCAATTTTGCTAGGTGAAGGTGGCTCTGAATGGGAGCCCACTAAAGATGCGGTCGTTGCCCTGCCACCACTGAATATGACGCTGGCCCGCTATATGGTGATCCAAGCGCTCAAAAACCAGAAGATCAGAGATAGGCATTTGCCACTTGGGTTAAATATGCATGCACTGTGCGTGATGCTGACCCAGATCTCACACTTGATTATTGACTGTCCAGAAATCGCCACTCTCGATTTAAACCCCGTACTGTGCGCTGGTGAGCAGATCACCCTGTTAGATGTAAATATCGGCTTACAACAAGAACCGGTTGATAACGCATCAAGGTTGGCGATCTCTCCTTACCCGAAAGAACTCGAGGAGATGGTTACCCTCAAGAATGGTAATAAGGTCATGCTACGGCCTATTTTGCCTGAAGATGAACCTAAGCATATGGCTTTTGATAACTCCCTTTCCGATGAGGATAGATACAAGCGTTACTTTGGGGTTCGCTCTAAGATGACCCATGAAGAGATGGCTGTATTAACTCAGATTGACTACGCCAGAGAGATGGCCTTTATTGCCACGGCAATAGGAGACGATGGCGAAGAAACCACCTTAGGTGCCATTCGAGCCTCTATCGATCCTGATAATACCGAAGCCGAATTTGCCATGGCGGTGCGTAGTAATTATCAAGGCCAGGGTTTAGGAAAACTATTACTTGAGAAACTGGTTAAGTATTACAAGGATAACGACACGCTTGTGCTGACCGGCTTTACCATGTTTGAAAATAGAAACATGGCCAGTCTTGCTAAACGCCTTGGGTTTACGGTGACCTTTGACATGGAGGATCGCTTGATTAACATGCATATGGACTTAAAAGCACCGCAAAATTAA
- a CDS encoding GntR family transcriptional regulator: protein MTFFNEQPVTSADKTFFQLRKAIVEGEVLQGSKLSETELSTKYAVSRAVIREAINRLEASHLVERKANVGARVVSLTSEGLLELYQVRESLEGMAARLAALNMTDHEIDELQSLLNSHFEKVQSDGSYYQEAGDVDFHYRIIQGSKNKHLISMLFDGIYHLVRMYRVQLGMTGPRVTTAFDEHKNIVQAICNRDAELAEMLMRRHILYSKSSIENKLAND from the coding sequence ATGACTTTTTTTAACGAACAGCCTGTTACCAGTGCCGATAAGACCTTTTTTCAGCTACGTAAAGCGATCGTAGAGGGAGAGGTTTTGCAGGGCTCTAAGCTGAGTGAAACAGAGTTGTCGACAAAATACGCCGTTAGCCGTGCGGTGATCCGAGAGGCGATAAATCGTCTAGAGGCCAGCCACCTTGTTGAACGGAAAGCCAACGTTGGTGCACGAGTCGTGAGTCTAACTTCAGAAGGCTTATTGGAGTTATATCAGGTGAGAGAGTCGCTCGAAGGCATGGCGGCAAGGCTTGCCGCATTAAACATGACCGATCACGAGATTGACGAACTGCAGTCCCTGCTTAATAGCCACTTTGAAAAAGTCCAATCCGATGGCTCTTATTATCAGGAAGCAGGCGATGTCGACTTTCACTATCGCATCATTCAAGGCAGTAAAAACAAACATCTTATCTCGATGCTGTTCGACGGCATATATCACCTAGTGCGTATGTATCGCGTACAGCTAGGAATGACGGGGCCACGTGTGACTACCGCCTTCGATGAGCATAAAAATATTGTGCAAGCGATTTGTAACCGTGACGCAGAGCTTGCCGAGATGCTGATGCGTCGCCATATCTTGTATTCGAAATCCAGTATCGAAAACAAGCTAGCTAATGATTAA
- the prpB gene encoding methylisocitrate lyase, which translates to MSAGKKFREALAANKPLQIVGTINAYSAMMAKKIGHQAIYLSGGGVANASYGLPDLGMTSLNDVIVDVQRITSACDLPLLVDIDTGWGGAFNIAKTIRDMEKAGAAAVHMEDQVAQKRCGHRPNKEIVSTQEMVDRIKAAVDARSDPDFFIMARTDSFAQEGLEAAIARAKAYVAAGADGIFAEAVKTEEHYRAFSDALDVPILANITEFGQTELWNKEQLGEWGASMVLYPLSAFRAMNKAAEMVYTSILENGDQKAVVDSMQTRMDLYDYLGYHDYEQKLDKLFSEGKNL; encoded by the coding sequence ATGAGCGCAGGTAAGAAGTTTCGCGAGGCATTAGCCGCTAACAAGCCCCTACAGATAGTAGGCACCATTAATGCCTACTCAGCCATGATGGCTAAAAAGATTGGTCACCAAGCTATTTACCTTTCGGGTGGCGGTGTGGCTAACGCTTCCTATGGCTTGCCCGATCTGGGCATGACATCGCTAAACGATGTCATTGTTGATGTGCAGCGCATCACCTCAGCTTGTGACTTGCCGTTGCTGGTGGATATCGACACGGGTTGGGGCGGTGCATTTAACATTGCAAAAACCATTCGTGATATGGAAAAAGCCGGCGCCGCAGCGGTGCACATGGAAGATCAAGTGGCGCAGAAGCGCTGTGGTCATCGCCCGAATAAAGAGATCGTTTCGACCCAAGAGATGGTCGATCGCATTAAAGCGGCGGTCGATGCCCGTAGCGATCCAGACTTTTTCATTATGGCGCGCACCGACTCTTTCGCACAGGAAGGCTTAGAGGCCGCAATTGCTCGCGCTAAAGCCTATGTGGCTGCAGGGGCTGACGGTATTTTTGCCGAAGCGGTCAAAACCGAAGAGCATTACCGCGCCTTTAGCGACGCTCTTGATGTACCTATTCTTGCCAACATTACCGAGTTTGGCCAAACCGAGTTGTGGAACAAAGAGCAACTAGGCGAGTGGGGCGCATCTATGGTGCTGTATCCATTAAGTGCATTTAGAGCCATGAATAAAGCCGCCGAGATGGTATACACCTCAATCTTAGAAAATGGCGACCAAAAAGCGGTTGTTGATTCGATGCAAACCCGCATGGATCTGTATGACTACCTGGGTTATCACGATTACGAGCAGAAGTTAGATAAGCTGTTCTCAGAAGGTAAGAATTTATAA
- a CDS encoding GGDEF domain-containing protein: MDMAKHLSETELSAKILRHAVPKMSELKVPVTPENYAVWYEYYKGINLDLKRAIDGLLSNNVAFTPDVSSSLYKNYILINSPEIIENVQLETQVLINSLLAKIGSLSKDTSRFSDSLTEFDNALKQDPDPVVMQKLVKGITSELDEIIAVNGEMDKSLTSMNEEVIALKSEMVELRSVAMTDQLTSVNNRRAFDKEVISHIDSFNHSNFDSSLLVVDIDHFKRFNDIHGHLVGDKVLAYVAQALKNGVKGDDFVARYGGEEFVILLPNTTQEEANIVAENLRQKIAERNLTIGKDKKLPLGNITVSVGVASLKAADDKDSYFIRADEALYRAKSSGRNCVVSERITETAI; the protein is encoded by the coding sequence ATGGATATGGCAAAGCATTTATCAGAAACAGAACTGTCGGCTAAGATATTACGCCATGCAGTGCCTAAAATGTCTGAACTCAAGGTTCCAGTCACTCCTGAGAATTATGCCGTTTGGTATGAATACTATAAAGGGATTAATCTTGATTTAAAGCGTGCGATCGATGGATTACTGAGCAATAACGTCGCCTTTACACCAGATGTCAGCAGTAGTCTTTATAAAAACTATATCTTGATTAACTCACCCGAAATTATTGAGAATGTCCAATTAGAAACACAAGTACTGATAAATAGTTTACTGGCCAAAATTGGCTCTTTGAGCAAGGACACATCACGATTTTCAGATTCATTAACTGAATTTGATAACGCATTGAAACAGGATCCCGACCCCGTTGTCATGCAGAAACTGGTTAAAGGGATCACCAGTGAGCTTGATGAAATCATTGCCGTTAATGGTGAAATGGATAAAAGCCTAACGAGCATGAATGAAGAGGTTATTGCCCTTAAATCAGAAATGGTAGAGCTTCGCTCCGTTGCTATGACCGATCAGTTAACCTCAGTGAATAATCGCCGTGCATTCGATAAAGAAGTGATTAGCCATATCGATAGTTTTAATCATTCAAATTTTGACAGTAGTTTGTTAGTCGTCGATATTGACCACTTTAAGCGGTTTAATGACATACATGGCCATTTAGTCGGTGACAAAGTACTGGCTTACGTTGCCCAGGCATTAAAAAATGGCGTTAAAGGCGATGATTTCGTTGCCCGTTATGGCGGTGAAGAGTTTGTTATCCTGTTGCCTAATACCACACAGGAAGAAGCGAATATCGTAGCCGAGAATTTAAGGCAAAAGATCGCGGAGCGTAATTTGACCATAGGTAAAGACAAAAAGCTGCCGCTTGGGAATATTACCGTGTCAGTAGGAGTTGCATCGCTAAAAGCAGCAGATGATAAAGATAGCTATTTTATTCGTGCCGATGAAGCCTTATACCGTGCTAAGTCTTCGGGCCGAAACTGTGTCGTAAGTGAAAGAATTACAGAGACAGCTATTTAG